A section of the Festucalex cinctus isolate MCC-2025b chromosome 9, RoL_Fcin_1.0, whole genome shotgun sequence genome encodes:
- the LOC144026209 gene encoding putative monooxygenase p33MONOX — MASRQGDVPALESGSSSGLFGALSFPIGLTRLTDEQMDVPIGSPPEDFAVNIWADPIIPSHRFRKTVEESERSGKMMTEGLEPAKSPIPVVKDKVSSFMSSLITKQTQENLQSFEHQAGLTDTGYTPRKGLSAEETRFRRLADGTQLKLRMSIGDDRLTTSAQSTPSGTPCVTPSVTPSVTPCVSPLASPALSRKSWFQRSPALFLTPLEANSPDHTADMGGNQGGEDRWSFFGTRSVVQKSPTHPGTEPNTGFSLQSYFGLHKSSTVGGTGGQDSLTVGDAVSFIPPKIEISDVDPKQAPPRPHKLKPRDMNVLTPSSF, encoded by the exons ATGGCCTCAAGACAGGGAGACGTGCCAG CTCTAGAATCTGGATCATCATCCGGACTCTTCGGCGCACTGTCATTTCCGATTGGACTGACCCGACTGACTGACGAGCAAATGGATGTCCCGATAGGCTCCCCACCTGAGGACTTTGCAGTTAACATCTGGGCAGACCCCATCATCCCAAGTCACAGGTTTCGGAAGACCGTAGAG GAAAGTGAGAGGAGTGGAAAGATGATGACCGAAGGACTGGAGCCAGCCAAGTCCCCAATCCCTGTTGTGAAAGACAAAGTCAGCTCTTTCATGAGCTCTCTTATCACTA AGCAGACCCAAGAGAACCTCCAAAGTTTTGAGCACCAGGCAGGGCTGACCGACACTGGGTATACCCCCCGCAAGGGTCTGTCTGCTGAGGAGACGCGCTTTCGCCGTCTTGCTGACGGCACACAACTA AAGCTGAGAATGTCAATCGGGGACGACAGGCTTACAACATCAGCACAATCCACTCCAAGTGGAACCCCCTGCGTCACCCCCTCGGTCACCCCTTCTGTCACCCCCTGCGTCAGTCCCCTCGCATCACCTGCTCTCAGTCGCAA GAGCTGGTTCCAGCGGAGTCCTGCTCTCTTTCTCACGCCGTTAGAAGCCAACAGTCCTGACCACACAGCAGACATGGGTGGAAACCAAGGAGGAGAAGACAGGTGGAGTTTCTTTGGAACTCGCTCAGTGGTACAGAAGTCCCCCACTCACCCAGGCACTGAACCCAACACAG GCTTTTCACTTCAGTCCTACTTTGGCCTGCATAAGTCCTCCACCGTTGGAGGCACCGGCGGCCAGGACAGCCTCACTGTGGGGGACGCTGTCAGCTTCATCCCCCCTAAAATTGAAATTTCTGACGTGGACCCCAAGCAGGCGCCCCCACGGCCACACAAACTCAAACCCCGGGACATGAATGTCTTAACGCCGTCGAGCTTCTGA
- the LOC144026290 gene encoding uncharacterized protein LOC144026290 has product MCSIKVIFLLAAAIYVCAAQLNKSQSCLCKDDEKSFVSKFGIKDVTIHPKSAFCNKVEIIVRTKNGSHFCLKPKAVARVLANLSGSKTTSSSDATVASTSSSPSSSYMKNI; this is encoded by the exons ATGTGCTCGATCAAAGTTATTTTTCTGCTGGCTGCCGCCATTTACGTGTGTGCAGCTCAac TTAATAAATCACAGAGTTGTCTGTGTAAAGATGACGAGAAGTCATTTGTCTCAAAGTTTGGAATAAAAGACGTCACGATACACCCAAAAAGCGCCTTCTGCAACAAAGTGGAGATAAT CGTCCGCACAAAAAATGGCTCACATTTCTGCTTGAAGCCGAAAGCAGTGGCCCGTGTCCTCGCAAACCTCTC GGGGAGTAAGACCACTTCCAGCTCAGATGCCACTGTGGCCAGTACCAGTTCCAGTCCAAGCAGCAGCTACATGAAAAACATCTGA
- the LOC144025863 gene encoding uncharacterized protein LOC144025863 isoform X2, protein MRPRSKLLSKGGLQLPTISEGTEETLRDLNEANTQCVADQISSDDYLLSICHLAHPTFPTGEVSPGAQQLDGVHKRMRSSTFQQRQKGVQQSRSRAYPHDGSEWERPIRSRAHSMPHTASPGLPRQRKSSCPEIHGNTGTTVSSVSVKHDRPTLTAEKGSVADSKVDGEGVNPNKRHSMVSQWISDCRSAWREGRMRACMLPAITEI, encoded by the exons ATGCGGCCACGATCCAAACTGCTCTCCAAAGGAGGATTGCAACTGCCCACAATCAGCGAGGGCACCGAGGAGACACTGAGAGATTTGAACGAGGCAAACACGCAATGTGTCGCTGACCAGATCTCCTCCGATGACTACCTCCTCTCCATCTGCCACCTGGCGCACCCCACATTCCCCACCGGTGAGGTTTCACCCGGTGCACAACAGTTGGACGGGGTGCACAAGAGGATGCGGTCCTCGACGTTCCAGCAGAGACAAAAAGGTGTTCAGCAG TCAAGATCCAGGGCATACCCACACGATGGAAGCGAATGGGAGAGGCCAATTCGCTCAAGAGCTCACAGCATGCCCCACACTGCAAGTCCTGGTCTCCCACGGCAACGCAAGAGCAGCTGCCCAGAGATACACGGCAACACTGGCACGACCGTTTCGAGCGTCTCCGTAAAACACGACCGACCCACGCTGACGGCCGAGAAGGGAAGTGTGGCAGACAGCAAGGTAGACGGGGAGGGGGTGAACCCAAACAAGAGGCACTCGATGGTCTCACAGTGGATCTCTGACTGCAGGTCAGCTTGGAGGGAGGGACGAATGCGAGCCTGCATGCTCCCCGCCATCACTGAGATATAG
- the LOC144025863 gene encoding uncharacterized protein LOC144025863 isoform X1 has product MRPRSKLLSKGGLQLPTISEGTEETLRDLNEANTQCVADQISSDDYLLSICHLAHPTFPTGEVSPGAQQLDGVHKRMRSSTFQQRQKGVQQVERNEVSGSSDPLEYLYGHHNNLLTCQSRSRAYPHDGSEWERPIRSRAHSMPHTASPGLPRQRKSSCPEIHGNTGTTVSSVSVKHDRPTLTAEKGSVADSKVDGEGVNPNKRHSMVSQWISDCRSAWREGRMRACMLPAITEI; this is encoded by the coding sequence ATGCGGCCACGATCCAAACTGCTCTCCAAAGGAGGATTGCAACTGCCCACAATCAGCGAGGGCACCGAGGAGACACTGAGAGATTTGAACGAGGCAAACACGCAATGTGTCGCTGACCAGATCTCCTCCGATGACTACCTCCTCTCCATCTGCCACCTGGCGCACCCCACATTCCCCACCGGTGAGGTTTCACCCGGTGCACAACAGTTGGACGGGGTGCACAAGAGGATGCGGTCCTCGACGTTCCAGCAGAGACAAAAAGGTGTTCAGCAGGTAGAGCGCAATGAAGTATCGGGCAGCTCGGACCCCCTGGAGTATCTTTACGGGCATCACAACAACCTTTTGACTTGTCAGTCAAGATCCAGGGCATACCCACACGATGGAAGCGAATGGGAGAGGCCAATTCGCTCAAGAGCTCACAGCATGCCCCACACTGCAAGTCCTGGTCTCCCACGGCAACGCAAGAGCAGCTGCCCAGAGATACACGGCAACACTGGCACGACCGTTTCGAGCGTCTCCGTAAAACACGACCGACCCACGCTGACGGCCGAGAAGGGAAGTGTGGCAGACAGCAAGGTAGACGGGGAGGGGGTGAACCCAAACAAGAGGCACTCGATGGTCTCACAGTGGATCTCTGACTGCAGGTCAGCTTGGAGGGAGGGACGAATGCGAGCCTGCATGCTCCCCGCCATCACTGAGATATAG